The Rhodobacter capsulatus SB 1003 region AAAACACCGCGAGGCAGGCCATGACTGAGGCACCTCCCATCTTGCCCGGCGATGACGACGAAGACCCCGTCACCGGCCGCAGCGGCATCGAGATTCGCAATCTTTACAAGATTTTCGGCCCGGAACCCGAACGCCACATTGCCGCCGTGAAAGCCGGGCTGAGCAAGGCCGAGCTGAACCGCAAGCACGGCCATGTGTTGGGCCTGACCGACATTTCCCTGTCGATCCCGCCCGGCAAGATCACGGTCATCATGGGGCTGTCGGGGTCGGGCAAGTCGACGCTGATCCGGCATATCAACGGCCTGATCGCGCCCACCACGGGCGAGGTGATCCATGACGGCGCCGATGTCTGCCGGATGAGCCCGAAAGATCTGCGCGCGTTCCGCCGCCACAAGACGGCGATGGTGTTTCAGAAATTCGCCCTGCTGCCGCATCGCACCGTTTTGGGCAATACCTGCTACGGGCTGGATATTCAGGGCGTGCCCCGATCCGAAAGCGAGCCCGTGGCCCGGCGCTGGATCGCGCGCGTCGGGCTGAAGGGCTACGAGGGGGCCTACCCCGCGCAGCTTTCGGGCGGCATGCAGCAGCGCGTCGGCCTTGCGCGGGCGCTGAGCACCGATGCCGACATCCTTTTGATGGACGAGGCCTTCTCGGCGCTGGATCCGCTGATCCGCCTCGACATGCAGGCGATCTTGCTGGAATTGCAAAGCGAACTGCGCAAGACCATCGTCTTCATCACCCACGACCTCGACGAGGCCCTGCGGCTGGGCGAGCGCATCGCCATTTTGCGCGACGGGCGGCTGGAACAGGTCGGCACCGGACAGGACATCGTGCTGCGCCCGGCCAACGACTACATTGCCGCCTTCGTGCGCGAGGTGAACCGGGCCCGGGTGATCCGCGCGGCAACCGTGGCCCGCCCGGTGGTTGCGGGGGCAAAGCTGCCCGAATTTGCCGTTCCGGGCCCGGAGGTTCTGGAAACCGTTGCCCGGCAGATGACGGCGGCGGGCGTCAGCCACGCCCGCGTTCTGGGGCGGCGGGGACAGGTGCGGGGCACCATCGCCATCTCCGACGTTCTGACCGCAATGGTGACCCCCGCTGCCGCGCCGGAACACGACCTTACGAAAGGATAGATCATGGATGCGGAAAATCCCGAAAACTGGTTCAGCGAGGCCGTCGCCACATTGGGGGATCGGCTGACGGCCGCGCGTGAAAATGCCGGGCTCTCCTGCGCCGAAGCCGCAAGCTGCCTCGGCATTTCTGTCGAGACATATACCAGCTGGGAACAGGACTCCGCTTTCCCAAGGGCAAGTCTTTGTCACATGATCGCGGGGCTCTTCGGCGTCTCTCTGGCGTGGTTGCTGACCGGCGAAAGTCTTGGCGTCGAGCCACCGCAAAACGACCTGCCCGCGCAGGGTCCCTGCCTGCCGTCCACCGATGCCGATCTGCGCTGCATGCGCGAAGACATGGCCGAAACCCGTCTTCGGGTGCAGCAGATTGACGAACGGCTCCAAAGGATTCTGCTGCACCTGGAATGATCGCGCGACAGGCCGCCGTTCTGCCTCCCGTAGGCATTGTTGCAGACCTCTGACCGTGGAGGATTCACAGTGCGAATCCATGCGCTGGAATTCACGCCAGGCAGCGACAGTGACAGCCCCGTGCTGCCAGATGTGCTCGGCCGGAGCGTCGCGATCCTGCTTGATGTCGCGCGCTCGACCGAAAGCGCGGTTTCGGGCCGGGCGGTTTCGCGGTGATCCCCCATGCAGGCCATCTGACCGCCGCCCTGCCCGAGATCTGGCGCCATCTGGGGGGCGCCTAACGCGCCCAGGACTGGCCCGGATCTTCCTCGACATAGTCGCGCAGCAGCGCCACATCCTCGATTTCCGCCACCGACTGGCGCACCTGCACGCCCTTTTCGCGCAGCCGGGCAAAGGCGCGGCTCAGGCTTTCGGGCTTCATCCCCAGACGCCCGGCGATCAGCACCTTGTCATAGGGCAGCACGACCGCACAGGGGCCGCGCTCCTCGCTCACATGTTCAAGCAGGAATTCCGCCACGCGCTGCGCCCCCGACCGCGCCTTCAGCTGCTCGATCTGCCCGACCAGCCGGTGCAGATGCGCGAAGGTCGCCGCCAGCAGCGACACCGCCAGCCCGGGCTGGCGTTCGATCAGCCGCAGGATTTCCGCCGTCTCGATCCGCACCAGCACGACATCGGTCGCCGCCTCGGCCGAGACCGGATAGACGCCGCC contains the following coding sequences:
- a CDS encoding helix-turn-helix domain-containing protein gives rise to the protein MDAENPENWFSEAVATLGDRLTAARENAGLSCAEAASCLGISVETYTSWEQDSAFPRASLCHMIAGLFGVSLAWLLTGESLGVEPPQNDLPAQGPCLPSTDADLRCMREDMAETRLRVQQIDERLQRILLHLE
- a CDS encoding Crp/Fnr family transcriptional regulator, producing MKPDADRIARKSLLLRAVPKPAQDLILTGAHERSLDRGATIFLQGDPATAVYMVIDGWVKLYRVAPNGSEAVVSVFTRGDSFGEAVAFTGGVYPVSAEAATDVVLVRIETAEILRLIERQPGLAVSLLAATFAHLHRLVGQIEQLKARSGAQRVAEFLLEHVSEERGPCAVVLPYDKVLIAGRLGMKPESLSRAFARLREKGVQVRQSVAEIEDVALLRDYVEEDPGQSWAR
- a CDS encoding quaternary amine ABC transporter ATP-binding protein is translated as MTEAPPILPGDDDEDPVTGRSGIEIRNLYKIFGPEPERHIAAVKAGLSKAELNRKHGHVLGLTDISLSIPPGKITVIMGLSGSGKSTLIRHINGLIAPTTGEVIHDGADVCRMSPKDLRAFRRHKTAMVFQKFALLPHRTVLGNTCYGLDIQGVPRSESEPVARRWIARVGLKGYEGAYPAQLSGGMQQRVGLARALSTDADILLMDEAFSALDPLIRLDMQAILLELQSELRKTIVFITHDLDEALRLGERIAILRDGRLEQVGTGQDIVLRPANDYIAAFVREVNRARVIRAATVARPVVAGAKLPEFAVPGPEVLETVARQMTAAGVSHARVLGRRGQVRGTIAISDVLTAMVTPAAAPEHDLTKG